A segment of the Candidatus Methanomethylicota archaeon genome:
AACATAATCCATTTCATGTTGAAGAGAAAAACCTATAACATCAAAAGCATTCAAAGGCATTCCAGATTCTAAACTTCTTGGAATTTCACCATAATTAGAAAAGAAAAAGCGTTCACAAACTACGTCTTCTCTCTGATTTATTAATTCATATAATAAACGAATAGCAAGATTACACATTCCAACATTATAAATATTAGGATAAACTAATGCAAATTTTAATTTCACATTTCTATGGTCCTTTTTAATAATATTTCTTTCTATAATATTCATTTTTCTCTAAATTCTAATTCAAATTTTTGAAATACAAATGTATTTTGTGGAACATCTTTATATACTAATGTGTGAGGGCAAATCCAACTATTTGGTCCAATTTTTACTCCAGGATAAATACTAACATTTATACCAGTTTTTACATTATCACCAACAAAAGCACCTAGTTTTCTTTTATTACTACTTACTTTTTCTCCTTTTATAGTAACTTTTATTGGAGATTCATCAAATCTTAAATTTGAAATTATTGTACCAGCTCCAAAATTACAATTTGAACCAATAACACTATCACCAATATATGATAAATGACCTATATGAGTATTTTCCATAATTATGCTAGATTTAATTTCACAAGCATTTCCTACTCTTACATTTTTACATAAATAAGTATATGGCCTAATGTAACAATTCGGGCCTACTTTACAACCAGAAGATATCCATACAGGACCTTCAATATAAGATCCTGAGAGAATATGTGCTCCTTCTTCAATAACAACATTCCCTAAAATATGAGCTCCTTCTTCGATTTCTCCAAGAATTTTTTTCTCCTTAATTATTTCATCCATTAGTATTTTATTTGCTTCTAATACATCCCAAGGTCTACCAACATCAACCCATTTATCTTCTTCAGCTTTAACAATAAGGATTTTACCTCCATTGTTTACTACTAAATTTATTGCATCAGTTAATTCAATTTCACCTCTACTTGATTTTGAAGTTTTGATTAAGAAATCAAATATTTCAGGTTTTAGAATGTATATTCCACCATTTATTAAATTTTGATCTTCGATTTTTGATTTTTCTTCAATTTTTAATAAAAAATTATTTTTAGTTAATAAAACTCCAAATTCCTTAGAATTCTTTTTATGAATCCCCAAAATTACACCAAAGTAAGATTCTTCAAATGAAGAGACTATTTCATTCATTATGGAAGAATGAAAAGCAAGATCTCCATATACAACTATAAATGGATTATTATTTTTTAATAATTCTTTACAAGAAAGAAGAGCCTCACCTGTCCCTCCTAGAGAAGATTGTTCTACGTATTTTATTTTAATACCAAATCTAGATCCATCACCTAAATGAGTTTTTATTAAATCTGCCATATATTTTACAATAATGATTACTTCTTCTACATTTATTTTTTTCAAAGAATTAATTATATGTTCAATTAAAGGAGCCCCAGCTATAGGGATTAAATGTTTAGGACGAGTAATAGTAAAAGGTTCAAGTCTAACTCCTTTTCCAGCTGCTAAAATTACTGCTTTCGTATTTAATCCCCCATCAATTCTAGTATAATTTTACTTAATGAAGAAATAAGATTTTTTACTTTCTCTTTATTAGGAGATTCTACTGTAATTCTTATTAATGGCTCTGTTCCAGAAGCTCTTACAAGAGCCCAAGTAAAATCCTCCCAAGAAATTCTAATTCCATCAATAAAAGAAACTTCAGCATTGGGATAAATATTAATAATTTTTGTCTTTAATTTTTCTATTACTTTGAATTTATTTTGACATCTAATTTTTAATCTCTCTACAAAGAAATTGGGAATATTTTTCATTAAATCAGATGGCTTTATATCTTCACAATCTAAGAAATTTAATAGAATTATTGAAGATAATACACCATCTGGACATTTTAATATATTTGGAAAAATCCAAGCACCGCAACTTTCTCCTCCAAAAAACGCGCCTCTTTTTATAACTTCATCTACTACATATGGGTCTCCAACTTTCGTTCTATAGATGGTACTGCCCAATGGTTTAATGAAGAAATCAATAATTGTTGATGTGTCAATATTTACTACAATTGGTCCTCCAAATTTTTTTACAATATATTTAGCTATTTGAGCAAGAGCAATATCTTGAGGAATAATATTACCATTTTCATCAATTATTACTACTCTATCTCCATCACCATCGTAAGCAAAACCTATATCTAATGATTTTTTTCTTATAAAATCACAAGTTGTTTTTAAAGATTCTTCATTTGGTTCTGGACCTCTTCCTGGAAATTTACCATCAGGATCTATATTTATAGGATAGACTTCATGCCCCCCAAGACGAAAAACTAATGGAGCTGTTAGAGAAGTTGCGCCATTTCCTGGATCAATACAAATCTTCCATTTTTTCTTAGTATTAAATTTTGAAAGAAGCATTTCTATATATTCAAAAAATCCATTTCCTTCAATTTTATAACCTAAAGAGTCCCAATTTACATACTTTGGTTCTTGTTTAATTAAAAATTCATAAAAAATTGGTAATACAGGAGCCCCCATTTCATTAAATATTTTAATTCCATTATACTCAGGTGGATTATGACTAGCAGTTATTGCAATACCACCTGTATAATATTGAGAATAGAATGCAATAGCTGGTGTTGGAAGTAAACCCATGAAAATAGAATTTGATCCACCAGCACAAATACCATTAGCCATGGCATTTGCTAATAAAGGAGAAGTTAATCTAACATCATGGCCTATTACATAATCTCCTTTCTTCCAATTTGAAATAATTAAACCTAATTTAATACAAAGTTCTATAGAAATTTCTTCTAATGCAATTCCTCTTATTCCAGATGTTCCTATTATACTCTTCATATAGAATTATTTAATTTTATATAATATTTAAGATGTGGGGGCAATGACTAATTGAGGAACTTCAAGAAGTTTACTTTTTCTTATTTCAACTTTTCTTAAAGGATATATTTTCTTAGCTAAATTATAGATCTCTGAGGCTATTTTCCCTAATACAATTTGTTGAGCTAAATCATCATATAATAATTGTCCATCTTTTTTTGTAATTACTTCTTCCATTATTTTTCTTATCATATGCACTTGAGAAGTTTTTGTTCTTGAAGTAGTAATTGCAATAGCACTTACTCTAAGTTTATAACCATCTTTTGATGATATATTAAAAATACCATCTATACGAGAAGTCCCACGTCTTACTAAACTCCTTAAGTAATCTCTAGCAAGTTCATGACCATAAAATATTGTATATGCTCTATCACCTTCAACTTTAACAATTTTAAATAATAGTTTTATATAAAGTTGAGAGATATCCTCAGTAATATTATATAAAGTAGTTTCTAACACTCTACCAATTAGTTTTTGTGGATCATCCGCAACTGTTCTACCCACTTCTATATTACCAAAAGATGGTGGAGCTATAACCACATACCACTTCTTTTGTCGCCATTTATCCTTAAGCTTTGTTGTAGGAGCTTTTGACATTTATATCACCGTAAGCACGAAAATAGTAAAACAATAATATAAGCTTTAGCTAGAGAACTCATTTAAAGCTCTTTCGGCTGCATTGATACATGCTAATAAATCATCAATAGTTCTTAAAAAAGAGGGGATATCAGCAGTAGAATCAATTTTAATTATTAAAGAATATTCAAAAAGTTCTAATTTTATTTCTGTATTAGTAGGAGCTTCTTTATTATCTGGTTGAATAGCTTCTTTAATAATTTTTGCAATTTCTTTAGATGATAATTTTTTTTCAATTACCAGATTTAGACGCAATATTCTCTAACTCCTTCTTAATCATATCATTTAAATACATTAAAAAATCATTTTCCTTTCCTATTGGTATTTGAGCTCCAGCTGCTATATTATGCCCACCACCAATTCCACCAAATTTTTTAGCAGCATCTTTAATTAAAGCACCAAGATTTATGCCCTTATTTACTAATTCTAACGGTGCTCTTGCTGATACTTTTACAAAACCTGAAGATGTAGAAAATCCTATAATTGGCTTATCTCTTGAAAAAGGTTTAGTAGTAGATAAAATAGAGATAATTGGAGCTATTAATTTATCATCTATTACTGTTCCCCCATAAATTGCTTGAACATGAGAAAGAATTTTAATAGACTCATTATTTGAAAGTGCCCAATTGATATAACGAGATATAGTTTTCCTATATTCTTGAATTATTTGTTTTAGTTCTACTAAAGCTTGATTTCTATCTCCTAAACATATAGAAATACCCAAGCCATATTTACCCATACGCCCACAAGCATTTATTGATGAAGAAAATTCTCTAGCATCACGAAGTGGAGAATCTTCTAATTCATTTGGAAATATATATATGGTACCAATAATTTTCTCTGCCTCTTTACTTGGCAATCCAATAGAAATTAGATACTTTATTAATCCACTTATCAAAGTCTTAAGTTCTTCACTAGAGAGATCTGATTGAGTTTTCCAACTACCATCAATTTTTCTTGGTTCTATTCCTAAGCTTTTAATAAATTTAAGACATGCACCTTCATCTCCTGTAAGACCTGGTAAATATGGATCCATTGTACTTGCAAGACATTGTATTAATGGACGAGATTCTGATCCATAAAGTCTTAATCCAAGTTTAGTCTTAAGCAATCCCTTAGATTCAGCTTCTTGAGATATTTTACTATTTAAACCAATAAAAGCTCCCCTTTCTCCTCTATCTTGTACATCTCCAAGAGCACCTACAATAGCAAGTTGAGAAAATCTTAAATTATTTTTATCAATTTCCTTAGCTAAAAAATAAGCAATACCTGCTGCTGATATCTCTACTGATCCATCAAAGTAAAAATAATGTGGATTTATTTCTCCTTCTATTTCATTAGATTCTGGTTGATGATGATCAATTATGAATATTTTCTTATTATTAATGGTATTTATTAAGGATTTTTGACCACTACCCATATCAACAAAGAATATATAATCTTTATTTAAATTAGAAATTTCTCTTATTACATTTTCATCCAATTGTTTAACAATTCTTATACAAGGAAAGAGGCCAAGGTCTATAAGAGTACTAAATATTATGCTTCCAGCTGAAATACCATCAGCATCTAAATGAGATATTATTAAAACTTCCTTATTATTAGGAATATTTTTTAATAATTCTGCAACATACCTAACTTTATCTAAGAAAGAGGACTCTTGTCCTGGCAATGTATCCCCCTTTATTTTACTAATATCGATACTTTTTCTGGAATATACTTCCAAGTTGAAGGTAATTTGCCTACTCTAATATAATATTTTGCAAGTCTCTTTATTTTAGATTCTACTAGTTCAAGACCTCTTTTTGAACTCATATCTTTTGGATGTTCTTCTAAATGTCTTCTAATAATACTTGCACGTTTAATTAAATTTGCTAAATCTTCAGGTATTTTTGGAGCTAGTCCTTTTTCTTCTAATATTTCGCATATCTTCTTTCCAGTTATTTGTTTTACTAAAGGAATGCCATATTGATCTCTAAGAATGAGTCCAATTTGAGAGGGAGGGATACCTTTTTTTGCTAAATCTACAACTAAAAATTCTACTTCTTCTGGTGAAGATTTGACCCACTTAGGAATACCACCCATAGGTCTAGTGGAATGAGATTTACCTTTTTCTTTACTCCTCTTCAAATATTTTCACCCAAGTAAGCAAGTAAAAATATAAACTATTATTTAAGGTTTAGCAATATTATTAATGTACCATTCACCAAATTTTCTAAAAGCTTTTCCACGATGGGAAAATCTATCTTTTTCTTCAGGTAGCATTTCTGAAAATGTTAAACCATTTCCAGATTTTGGAATAAATATGGGATCAAAACCAAAACCACTACTTCCACGAATTTCTAAAGAAATTTCTCCATAAGTTATACCTTCAAATATGATTGGTTTATAACCAGGTTGACAATATGAAACAACACACTTAAATATAGCTGTTCTATCATTAATTCCATTCATTAATTTTAATATACCTTTACAACCCAATTTATTATAAACATAGGAAGAAAAAGGTCCTGGAAAACCATTTAATGATTTTATAAAAAGTCCAGAATCTTCTACAACAATTGGTTTTAAAATTTTATTTGCAGCATAAATTGAGGCATATTTCGCTATTTTTCTAAGAGAGTTTGATTGAATTTCTATTTTAGTAAAATTTAATTTTATCATCTCTATTCCTAATGGTGAAAGTATACGATTTGCTTCATTTACTTTATGATCATTATTTGTAATAAAAAGTATTTTATGAGTGCCTACCAACATATCTCCCTCTTCTTCTAATTTCATCCACTCTTTTTAATATATCATTAGCTTCTTCACCCATAATACTTTTATAACCTATTATGAAATTTTCATAAGCTAAATTTGAATACATATAATGTGAACTTTCTAAAGCCCTTCTCATTAAATGTATATCAACTCCTCTTGCTTCAATATCATAAGTATATTCACTAAGTCCAAAATCTATAAAAAAAATTCTATTTTTTTGAAGTAACATATTAGATGTAGTAAGATCGCCATGAATAATTCCTCCTTTATGAAGTAAACCCACTAATCTTCCAATTTCTATGAATAATTCTTTTAACTTTTCATTACTCATATTTATAATTATATTTTTTAATGGAGGCCCTGGAATATAACTCATAACTATTTCAGTATCATCAAGATTAACATCATAAACAATAGGTGTAGGAATTCCAAGAGCTCTTGCATTTGTTAACGATCTTGCTTCAATACTAGTTCTAGTAATACGTATATACTTATCTAAATCAGGATTTCTATATGGTTTAGTTATCCTACGCTTAATAACGACTTCTCTTTCCATCCAAAATCCTTTATAAAGTTCAGCTTCTGCTCCTTTTTTTATTAATATCATTTTCTCCATGGTATTTCTACCTCATCTAAACGCCATTTTGGTCTTATGTAGCTTAATTCTATTGGTATTGTAACTTTTTCTTTAAAAGCCAAGTATCCAGTCCATGCAATCATAGCACCATTATCTCCAGCTAATTCAGGTGGAACTACATAAAATCTAGCTGAATGTTCTTCACAAACTGCTTTCAATATTTTTTGTAAACGTAAACTTCTAGCAACTCCACCAGTTAATAATAATGAAGATTTTTCAGTATGGGCCAATGCCCTCTCAGCAACTTCTGCAAGCATACCATAAGCTACTTCTAATAGACTCATGCTTAAATCATATGGATCAACTTGTCCAATTTTTCTTATAGCAGTAGTTAATAAACCAGAATAGGAAACATCTTGTCCTTTTACTACATATGGGAGAGGAATAAAATTCTTACCTTTTTCTGCCATGGCCTCAAGTTTAGGAACTCCTGGATGTGATAAACCAAGATGTCTAGCAAATACATCAAGACAATTGCCCAAAGCTATATCTAAAGTTTCTCCAAAAACTCTATAACGTCCATCTGAAAATGCAGCTACTATAGTATTACCTCCAGATACATATACAACAAGTGGATCTTCTTCTTTAGTTACAAGACGACCTATTTCAATGTGAGCTACACAATGATTTACAGGTATTAATGGTTTATTTAATAATAAAGCAAGAGCTCTAGCAATAGTTGCACCAGTTCTTAAGCATGGACCTAAACCAGGACCTAAAGATATAGCAATAGCATCAATTTCATTAATACTTATTCCTGCTTCTTCTAAAGCTTTTCTTATTGTTAATGGAGCTTTAATTGAATGATGCTGACTTGCTTCTCTAGGATGTATTCCGCCTGATGGAGGGATATATTCTGATTTTACATTTGCTAATATTTCTCCATCAGAATTTACAATACCACAACCAAAAGTGTGTGCAGTTGATTCTATGCCAAATATATTCATAGTTCATCTTATAAATATCGTATAGCCACAATATCCACAAGCCCATCTTGGATTTGGTTTTAAATGCTTTGCCATAAATCTTCCACATCTTGCACAAACTTTATTTTTTGGCTTTATAGTACGAGTTGAATAATCATATTCATACATATCACATGCTCTAGTTTTTTTTGCCATTATATATCACCTATTTTTGTTCTTCTGAATTTCTCTGTTGTATATATTTTGGTTCTATTTGTTTACCACGCTCTGCATCTTTATAAATATGAACTCTACAAATTGATCTATTTGTACCAAAGGAAGTAATACAACTTCTAACATATATACAATCAATTGGTACTTTAAAAATTGTAGCAAGTGCTTTTCTAAGTTCAACTCTTTTTGGAGTAGTTTTACTAATAATTTCTAAAGTTAATTCTCTTCTTTCTATCAATGGATTGTACCTATCTTCTATAATGGAAAATTGGCTCTCTTCAATGGACATTAATATCACTCTTGTAAAGGAAAATACATTCCCCTTTTTTAGTTTATCGTTAAAAATCCAAATTGAGAAATATAAATGTTAGTAAATAAAATTTAAATTTTTCAGTAAAATAACCAAAAGATTTAAATTATTGATGGATAAAAAATTAAGTTCTAAAAAGGTGAGAGGTTTGGCTGAAAAAAATCCCTATCAAATGGCATTAGAACAATTAGACAAATGTGCAAAAATAATGAACTTAGATCCAAACATACATGAAATTCTCAAATATCCAAAAAGAGTATTATGCGTATACATTCCAGTAAAAATGGATGATGGAAGAATAAAGGTATTCAAAGGCTTCAGATCCCAACATAATGATGCATTAGGACCATTTAAAGGCGGTATAAGGTACCATCCAAATGTTACTATGGATGAAGTAATTGCACTTTCCATGTGGATGACTTGGAAATGTTCAGTTGTAGGATTACCTTATGGAGGAGGAAAAGGAGGAGTAATTTGCAATCCTAAAGAAATGAGTCTAGGTGAAATTGAGAGACTTTCAAGAGGTTATTTCTATGCAATTTCAAGAATTGTTGGACCTGAAATAGACATACCTGCAGGAGATGTGAATACTTCTAGTAGAGAAATGGCATGGTTTATGGATGAATATAGTAAAATAAAAGGATATAATGTTCCAGGAGTTATAACTGGCAAGCCAGTACAAATAGGTGGTTCAGAAGGTAGAACAGAATCTACAGGACTAGGTGTAGCAATTGTAGGAAGAGAAGCTGCAAAACGATTAGGTATTGATCTTAAAAATGCAAAAGTTATTGTTCAAGGATTTGGAAATGTTGGTTATTATTCTGCTTATTTCATGGAAAAATTGGGTTGTAAAATAGTTGGAGTGAGTGATTCAAAAGGAGGAGTTTATAACGAAAAAGGCTTTGAAGTAGATGCATTATGGAATTTCAAAGTCAAAAATGGTACAGTAGTAGGATTTCCAAATGCTAAAATTTTAACAAATGAAGAAATTCTTGAACAAGAATGTGACATCCTCATACCAGCTGCTCTAGAGAATCAAATAACTGAGAAAAATGCAAATAAAATAAAAGCAAAGCTAATTTTAGAAGGAGCAAATGGACCAACTACTCCTGAGGCAGATGAAATACTTTACAAAAGAGGAGTAATGGTAGTGCCAGATATATTGGCAAACGCTGGTGGAGTAAGTGTATCTTATTTTGAATGGGTTCAGAATTTACAAGGATACTATTGGAGTAAAGATGAGGTATTTGATAAATTAGACAAACTCTTAGTAAAAGCATTCAATAAAGTATATGAGACTTATGAAGAATACAAAATAGACATGAGAATGGCAGCATATGTTCGTGCAGTCAGTAGAGTAGTAGAAGCTATGAAGATAAGAGGCTGGGTTTAAGGAATTTTTTCAAATTTTTCAATTATATCCATTACTTTTTTCTTTATTTCTTCATTAACTATTATTAAAGCCATTCCCTTGTCTGGTATTCCATATATTACAAAGGAATTTATTGGAGAATATAAAATTGCTGGAAGAGTAAGTAAATCCTCTTCACCTTCTACATAAACAATGTGATTTCCTTGAGAATTTAAAAGATTTTTTATAATAGAAATAGCTTCATCTGATATATAACCAGCAGGATTATTTACTATTGCACTTGGAGATAGATTTAAACTAAATGGTAAACGTTTAGTTTTTTTATCATAAATTCCTAAATTAGGAATTATGCCAAGACTTAAGAAATGAAAAAGAACAAAATCTCCAATTACTACAATTTTTGGTGGAGAATTATTTTTCATTAAATTAATAATTTGTTTTACATTTTCCTCCGGACTGCCTGTTAAAAGTAAACCAAGTGGTTTTGAAAGTTCAGTTCTCATGCTTTCCGGAAGTTTTAGTTTTCCCAAAAATCTACACCTAACGAACTTTTATAGCATATCTTCCTGGTTTTTTTGCTCCAATTATTTCAGCTATAGCAGAGGACATATCCAATATAATTACAAGTCCATCCCAATCTTCAGTTATATCAGTTCCTCCACATATAGGACATTTTGTTTCTTGTTCACTAAGTATATATTTACATTTTCTACATGCAAACTTTGTTGAAGATGGTCTATCTTTTCTCATATAGTATCACTTCTTTTGTAATTTTTTAATATCTTCTTCAATCCAATTCAAAGCACCTAAGAATGGTTGCCTCATAGTTAATCCTATTTTACTACTTTTTGATTGACCACTACTTAGACTTACAGTAATTATTCTAGCTCTAACCATCATTCCTTTTTCTAAGACTCTTTGTGTTTCTTTACCAATAAGTGCTCCTCTTTTTTCATCATATGTTATAAAATCATCAATAATTTGAGAGACATGTATAAGTCCATCCATTGGACCAATTCTTACAAATACACCAAAATCAGTAACATCAATTACTTCTCCTTCAATAACTTCTTGAATAGCAGGGATGTATACAAGCATATCAAAAGATGCTTTATGGTAAATCCCACCATCCCCAGGAATAATTTTTCCTACATTTGAAACTTTTACATTTAAGACTGCTATTACAGCTCCAAATTCTCGAGTTACCATACCTTCATATGTAGATCTAAGAACTTCAGCAGCAACTACTTCAAGAGGCATATCAAATTTATCTGGAGGTATTCTAACGATATCATTAACCTGTAAAAGCTTGAACATAAATATCACCAATTATGTTTATTTAAAAGAATTTAAAGTTGTATATAAAATTTGATGTTTTAAAATTTAGTAATAATATCAACCTCAGCAATTAATCTTCCATCCTTTAAATATATTACAGGTAAACCTAGCTCTCTAAGTTTTTTCCTAATACTTGAATCACATGTAGCAATAATATACCCCTTATTTTTTGCTAAGAATAATAATTTTTCATCAACATTACCAGAAATAGGAGGATCTGGCTCTAATTCAAATTTTTCACATAGTTTTAATGCTAATTTTGCATTTCGTTTTTCCTTATTACTTCCTTTAATAGATAGTTTTTCCAATTCTTTTTTTATACTTTCTATAATCACTGGTTTACCAAACCCAAGCTCCATAATTTGACTTAAAATATCAAATGGCTCTGTTGCAGAATATATGACTATATTTGTGTCAAGAACTACGGGTGGAAGGCTCTTATTGTATATAACCATATCCAATTAATCTCCATCTACCAGTTATCATTCTACTAATTGCAACTCGCATTCCTGGTTCAGCACAAACAGGACGTTTTAAAGTAAGATAAGCTTCATCTCGATGAATAGAAGATACTGTACCAAGTGTTACTGCTGATCCTATAACAAGCATTAAGTTTTCCCTAACTTTTAATTGTTCTACTTTTTGAAGTTCTTTAGTCCCAACTGCTCTATCTAAGAGATGAAATTTTATAGTTATGTCATTTTGAATTGGAGGCAATGTTCCAGGCTTACCAGCGATATTCCCAACTAATCCATCTGCTTTAGTTAATGCAGGATCTAAATAAGTTCCAACTCCTATTAATCCTCCAGGTCCAACTTCTTCTAAATAATGATCTCCTGCCATTAAGCTTGCAACATATGTGTATATTGGTTCATAGTAAGTCTTGCCTCCTTGTTCTATCTTAAGTCCAGGGCTTATCTCTAATTCATCTCCTACTTTTAATCTTCCTTGAATTAAAGTACCTCCAATTACTCCTCCTTTCAAATCTTTAGGCCTAATTCCTGGTTTATTAACATCAAATGATCTTGCAATATACATTCTTGATGGTTTTGATGGATCTCTATATGGAGTTTTTATTCTTTCTTCAATTACTTGAATTAAATAGTCAATATTAGTACCAAAAATAGAAGATATAGGAACTATTGGAGCGTTTTCTGCAA
Coding sequences within it:
- a CDS encoding KEOPS complex kinase/ATPase Bud32, with amino-acid sequence MEKMILIKKGAEAELYKGFWMEREVVIKRRITKPYRNPDLDKYIRITRTSIEARSLTNARALGIPTPIVYDVNLDDTEIVMSYIPGPPLKNIIINMSNEKLKELFIEIGRLVGLLHKGGIIHGDLTTSNMLLQKNRIFFIDFGLSEYTYDIEARGVDIHLMRRALESSHYMYSNLAYENFIIGYKSIMGEEANDILKRVDEIRRRGRYVGRHS
- a CDS encoding XTP/dITP diphosphatase — encoded protein: MKLEEEGDMLVGTHKILFITNNDHKVNEANRILSPLGIEMIKLNFTKIEIQSNSLRKIAKYASIYAANKILKPIVVEDSGLFIKSLNGFPGPFSSYVYNKLGCKGILKLMNGINDRTAIFKCVVSYCQPGYKPIIFEGITYGEISLEIRGSSGFGFDPIFIPKSGNGLTFSEMLPEEKDRFSHRGKAFRKFGEWYINNIAKP
- the kae1 gene encoding KEOPS complex N(6)-L-threonylcarbamoyladenine synthase Kae1; the protein is MNIFGIESTAHTFGCGIVNSDGEILANVKSEYIPPSGGIHPREASQHHSIKAPLTIRKALEEAGISINEIDAIAISLGPGLGPCLRTGATIARALALLLNKPLIPVNHCVAHIEIGRLVTKEEDPLVVYVSGGNTIVAAFSDGRYRVFGETLDIALGNCLDVFARHLGLSHPGVPKLEAMAEKGKNFIPLPYVVKGQDVSYSGLLTTAIRKIGQVDPYDLSMSLLEVAYGMLAEVAERALAHTEKSSLLLTGGVARSLRLQKILKAVCEEHSARFYVVPPELAGDNGAMIAWTGYLAFKEKVTIPIELSYIRPKWRLDEVEIPWRK
- a CDS encoding KEOPS complex subunit Pcc1, which translates into the protein MRLNLVIEKKLSSKEIAKIIKEAIQPDNKEAPTNTEIKLELFEYSLIIKIDSTADIPSFLRTIDDLLACINAAERALNEFSS
- a CDS encoding DHH family phosphoesterase is translated as MPGQESSFLDKVRYVAELLKNIPNNKEVLIISHLDADGISAGSIIFSTLIDLGLFPCIRIVKQLDENVIREISNLNKDYIFFVDMGSGQKSLINTINNKKIFIIDHHQPESNEIEGEINPHYFYFDGSVEISAAGIAYFLAKEIDKNNLRFSQLAIVGALGDVQDRGERGAFIGLNSKISQEAESKGLLKTKLGLRLYGSESRPLIQCLASTMDPYLPGLTGDEGACLKFIKSLGIEPRKIDGSWKTQSDLSSEELKTLISGLIKYLISIGLPSKEAEKIIGTIYIFPNELEDSPLRDAREFSSSINACGRMGKYGLGISICLGDRNQALVELKQIIQEYRKTISRYINWALSNNESIKILSHVQAIYGGTVIDDKLIAPIISILSTTKPFSRDKPIIGFSTSSGFVKVSARAPLELVNKGINLGALIKDAAKKFGGIGGGHNIAAGAQIPIGKENDFLMYLNDMIKKELENIASKSGN
- a CDS encoding 30S ribosomal protein S15, which gives rise to MKRSKEKGKSHSTRPMGGIPKWVKSSPEEVEFLVVDLAKKGIPPSQIGLILRDQYGIPLVKQITGKKICEILEEKGLAPKIPEDLANLIKRASIIRRHLEEHPKDMSSKRGLELVESKIKRLAKYYIRVGKLPSTWKYIPEKVSILVK
- a CDS encoding 30S ribosomal protein S27ae, with translation MAKKTRACDMYEYDYSTRTIKPKNKVCARCGRFMAKHLKPNPRWACGYCGYTIFIR
- a CDS encoding 30S ribosomal protein S24e; this encodes MSIEESQFSIIEDRYNPLIERRELTLEIISKTTPKRVELRKALATIFKVPIDCIYVRSCITSFGTNRSICRVHIYKDAERGKQIEPKYIQQRNSEEQK
- a CDS encoding sugar phosphate nucleotidyltransferase; the protein is MDGGLNTKAVILAAGKGVRLEPFTITRPKHLIPIAGAPLIEHIINSLKKINVEEVIIIVKYMADLIKTHLGDGSRFGIKIKYVEQSSLGGTGEALLSCKELLKNNNPFIVVYGDLAFHSSIMNEIVSSFEESYFGVILGIHKKNSKEFGVLLTKNNFLLKIEEKSKIEDQNLINGGIYILKPEIFDFLIKTSKSSRGEIELTDAINLVVNNGGKILIVKAEEDKWVDVGRPWDVLEANKILMDEIIKEKKILGEIEEGAHILGNVVIEEGAHILSGSYIEGPVWISSGCKVGPNCYIRPYTYLCKNVRVGNACEIKSSIIMENTHIGHLSYIGDSVIGSNCNFGAGTIISNLRFDESPIKVTIKGEKVSSNKRKLGAFVGDNVKTGINVSIYPGVKIGPNSWICPHTLVYKDVPQNTFVFQKFELEFREK
- a CDS encoding phosphoglucosamine mutase — protein: MKSIIGTSGIRGIALEEISIELCIKLGLIISNWKKGDYVIGHDVRLTSPLLANAMANGICAGGSNSIFMGLLPTPAIAFYSQYYTGGIAITASHNPPEYNGIKIFNEMGAPVLPIFYEFLIKQEPKYVNWDSLGYKIEGNGFFEYIEMLLSKFNTKKKWKICIDPGNGATSLTAPLVFRLGGHEVYPINIDPDGKFPGRGPEPNEESLKTTCDFIRKKSLDIGFAYDGDGDRVVIIDENGNIIPQDIALAQIAKYIVKKFGGPIVVNIDTSTIIDFFIKPLGSTIYRTKVGDPYVVDEVIKRGAFFGGESCGAWIFPNILKCPDGVLSSIILLNFLDCEDIKPSDLMKNIPNFFVERLKIRCQNKFKVIEKLKTKIINIYPNAEVSFIDGIRISWEDFTWALVRASGTEPLIRITVESPNKEKVKNLISSLSKIILELMGD
- a CDS encoding 30S ribosomal protein S3ae, coding for MSKAPTTKLKDKWRQKKWYVVIAPPSFGNIEVGRTVADDPQKLIGRVLETTLYNITEDISQLYIKLLFKIVKVEGDRAYTIFYGHELARDYLRSLVRRGTSRIDGIFNISSKDGYKLRVSAIAITTSRTKTSQVHMIRKIMEEVITKKDGQLLYDDLAQQIVLGKIASEIYNLAKKIYPLRKVEIRKSKLLEVPQLVIAPTS